Proteins encoded in a region of the Piliocolobus tephrosceles isolate RC106 chromosome 18, ASM277652v3, whole genome shotgun sequence genome:
- the PSMG2 gene encoding proteasome assembly chaperone 2 isoform X1 has protein sequence MFVPCGESAPDLAGFTLLMPAVSVGNVGQLAMDLIISTLNMSKIGYFYTDCLVPMVGNNPYATAEGNSTELSINAEDPLKSSKEHTLYSLPSRKLVALQLRSIFIKYKSKPFCEKLLSWVKSSGCARVIVLSSSHSYQRNDLQLRSTPFRYLLTPSMQRSVQNKIKSLNWQEMEKSRCIPEIDDSEFCIRIPGGGITKTLYDESCSKEIQMAVLLKFVSEGDNIPDALGLVEYLNEWLQIIKPLSDDPTASTSRWKIPSSWRLLFGSGLPPALF, from the exons ATGTTCGTTCCTTGTGGGGAGTCGGCCCCCGACCTTGCCGGCTTCACCCTCCTCATG CCAGCAGTATCTGTTGGAAATGTTGGCCAGCTTGCAATGGATCTAATTATTTCTACACTGAATATGTCTAAGATTGGTTACTTCTATACTGATTGTCTTGTGCCAATGGTTGGAAACAATCCATATGCAACGGCAGAAGGAAATTCAACAGAACTTAGTATAAATGCTGAAG atcctttaaaaagttctaagGAACACACAT taTATTCATTGCCTTCAAGAAAGCTGGTGGCTCTTCAGTTAAGATCCATTTTTATTAAG TATAAATCAAAGCCATTCTGTGAAAAACTGCTTTCCTGGGTGAAAAGCAGCGGCTGTGCCAGAGTCATTGTTCTTTCGAGCAGCCATTCCTATCAGCGCAATGACCTGCAGCTTCGCAG TACTCCCTTCCGGTACCTGCTTACACCTTCCATGCAAAGAAgtgttcaaaataaaataaagagcctTAACTggcaagaaatggaaaaaagtcGGTGCATTCCTGAAATAGATGATTCCGAGTTTTGTATCCGCATTCCGGGAGGAGGTATCACAAAAACACTCTATGATGAAAG ctGTTCTAAAGAAATCCAAATGGCAGTTCTGCTGAAATTTGTTTCAGAAGGGGACAACATCCCAGATGCATTAGGTCTCGTTGAGTACCTTAATGAGTGGCTTCAGATAATCAAACCACTT AGCGATGACCCCACAGCATCTACCTCACGGTGGAAAATACCAAGTTCTTGGCGATTACTCTTTGGCAGTGGTCTTCCCCCGGCACTTTTTTGA
- the PSMG2 gene encoding proteasome assembly chaperone 2 isoform X2, whose product MFVPCGESAPDLAGFTLLMPAVSVGNVGQLAMDLIISTLNMSKIGYFYTDCLVPMVGNNPYATAEGNSTELSINAEVYSLPSRKLVALQLRSIFIKYKSKPFCEKLLSWVKSSGCARVIVLSSSHSYQRNDLQLRSTPFRYLLTPSMQRSVQNKIKSLNWQEMEKSRCIPEIDDSEFCIRIPGGGITKTLYDESCSKEIQMAVLLKFVSEGDNIPDALGLVEYLNEWLQIIKPLSDDPTASTSRWKIPSSWRLLFGSGLPPALF is encoded by the exons ATGTTCGTTCCTTGTGGGGAGTCGGCCCCCGACCTTGCCGGCTTCACCCTCCTCATG CCAGCAGTATCTGTTGGAAATGTTGGCCAGCTTGCAATGGATCTAATTATTTCTACACTGAATATGTCTAAGATTGGTTACTTCTATACTGATTGTCTTGTGCCAATGGTTGGAAACAATCCATATGCAACGGCAGAAGGAAATTCAACAGAACTTAGTATAAATGCTGAAG taTATTCATTGCCTTCAAGAAAGCTGGTGGCTCTTCAGTTAAGATCCATTTTTATTAAG TATAAATCAAAGCCATTCTGTGAAAAACTGCTTTCCTGGGTGAAAAGCAGCGGCTGTGCCAGAGTCATTGTTCTTTCGAGCAGCCATTCCTATCAGCGCAATGACCTGCAGCTTCGCAG TACTCCCTTCCGGTACCTGCTTACACCTTCCATGCAAAGAAgtgttcaaaataaaataaagagcctTAACTggcaagaaatggaaaaaagtcGGTGCATTCCTGAAATAGATGATTCCGAGTTTTGTATCCGCATTCCGGGAGGAGGTATCACAAAAACACTCTATGATGAAAG ctGTTCTAAAGAAATCCAAATGGCAGTTCTGCTGAAATTTGTTTCAGAAGGGGACAACATCCCAGATGCATTAGGTCTCGTTGAGTACCTTAATGAGTGGCTTCAGATAATCAAACCACTT AGCGATGACCCCACAGCATCTACCTCACGGTGGAAAATACCAAGTTCTTGGCGATTACTCTTTGGCAGTGGTCTTCCCCCGGCACTTTTTTGA